The genomic segment AGCTGGATGCAGCCGCTTTTCAAACGATCATTGTGCAGATCGATAACTTGAAGCCCACTGGCTCAGGAGCAGTCCATACAGCAGATGATGAGCGGCAGCGGCAGCTGCTTTCACTGACCGTCCAGCATATGGTGAGCGTGTCGCTGGCAGAGCGTCTACCGCTTCCTTTCTCCGTTGTGGCCTTTAATTCGACCGACTTCGTGCTGCTGCTCCAGCATCAAGCAGCACTTCCGCCTGGCAGCGAAGGCGACGGCTTGCAGCAGCCCTTTTCCGCGATTCAAGAGTTGGTACAGCGCGAGACTGGCTTAACGGTCAGCTTCGCTATCGGCCGAGCCTATGACAGCCTCCAGCGTGTAGCAAAGTCCTTTCACGAAGCGCAGGAAGCGCTCAAGCACAAGCTGTACTACGGCAATAGCTGCATCGTATCGTACAGCGACATCGAGGTGAATCAGGGCCATTATTTGGATTCCTTTCGCCAGGCGAAGGACCAGCTTGTCGATGCGATTCAAATCCGCGATGCCAAGCTGTCGACGCAAGTGCTGAGCACGATTCAGAGCACGCTGGAAAAGGAGAAAAAATACGGCATCCCCTATATTCGTACGCTGAGCATGGAGCTAGTGCTGATCGCTTCCCTTGTACTGCATGAGAAAGGCGACCATTTGGCCGACATCTGCCCTGGACATCCCGATCTGCTAGGTGAAGTACAGCAGCTCGGCACGGTAGCCGATATTTTCGATACGCTGCGGGAGACCTACACCGCAATCATTCAGCATTACGAGCATAAAGGCGCTAGCCGCAACCGCGACATTATTCATTTTGTTCGCACCTACATGGCGGAGCATCTCGATCAGGAAATTAAGCTGGATGATCTCGCCCAGCTCGTCTATTTGACGCCCAACTATTTGGGCTATCTGTTTAAGGAATCAGTAGGAATGGGCTTCTCCAGCTATTTGATGCAGCTGAGAATGGAGCACGCCAAGACGCTGCTGACTAAGCCAGGCAGCCGAATTTATGAGGTAGCGGCAAGCGTCGGCTACAAAAACGCCCACTATTTCAGCAAAATATTCAAAGAGTATACGGGCGTTACGCCTTCGGAATACTAGAAGCGAGCACCCTGAGACTGGGCTTCACCATACACGAAAAACGACCGGAAACTGCAAATTTAGCAGAAAAAGGTTGTTTTTTACGTGGAATGAAAACGATGTCATTGTTTTGTTGTCGTTATTGTTGAATTGTTATCTACTTTCTGAAAACGCTTCCCCGTACAATAAAGCTGTAAATAAACGATTCTACTT from the Paenibacillus sp. BIHB 4019 genome contains:
- a CDS encoding response regulator translates to MLNMLIVDDESFVIEGLKHAVDWSLYGIRIAGEANNGAEALELLDMLDKPIDIIMTDVRMPIMDGFGLIERLNERGHRCKIIVLTGHEEFDYAKKAIRYRIFEYLLKPVTLDKIEDTVSRLAAEFREENEKQRRLHDMEKKLLQSLPLLEERFYFNLLSGIYQQDMQTLLGIKLDAAAFQTIIVQIDNLKPTGSGAVHTADDERQRQLLSLTVQHMVSVSLAERLPLPFSVVAFNSTDFVLLLQHQAALPPGSEGDGLQQPFSAIQELVQRETGLTVSFAIGRAYDSLQRVAKSFHEAQEALKHKLYYGNSCIVSYSDIEVNQGHYLDSFRQAKDQLVDAIQIRDAKLSTQVLSTIQSTLEKEKKYGIPYIRTLSMELVLIASLVLHEKGDHLADICPGHPDLLGEVQQLGTVADIFDTLRETYTAIIQHYEHKGASRNRDIIHFVRTYMAEHLDQEIKLDDLAQLVYLTPNYLGYLFKESVGMGFSSYLMQLRMEHAKTLLTKPGSRIYEVAASVGYKNAHYFSKIFKEYTGVTPSEY